The Cydia pomonella isolate Wapato2018A chromosome 17, ilCydPomo1, whole genome shotgun sequence genome includes a window with the following:
- the LOC133527189 gene encoding solute carrier family 25 member 3-like codes for MAPPKKEEFSCELNTTKYFALCAGGGAVCCGSTHLFVTPLDLVKCRLQVDPGKYKSIFKGFGVSFKEGGAANLVKGWAPTLLGYSAQGAFKFGGYEYFKYKYSEMVGEENAYLYRTGVYLAASASAEMIADCALCPFEATKVRMQTTPGYTSQMRKAMPHMLSTEGIGVFFKGIVPLWGRQVPYTMMKFSSFEKTVEYLYANVMPKPREQCTKGEQLLVTFAAGYIAGVLCAIVSHPADTLVSKMNKDPSSSIGSILAEVGMLGIWRGLTARIIMIGTLTGLQWFIYDAYKVYNAMPRPAPGPMPESLRKKLNK; via the exons ATGGCACCTCCAAAAAAGGAAGAGTTCTCGTGTGAGCTCAACACTACCAAATACTTCGCGCTGTGCGCAGGCGGCGGCGCCGTGTGCTGCGGCTCCACGCACTTGTTCGTCACTCCGCTGGATCTGGTCAAATGCCGGCTTCAG GTGGATCCCGGCAAATATAAATCCATCTTCAAGGGATTTGGCGTGTCTTTTAAAGAGGGCGGCGCTGCGAACCTCGTCAAGGGTTGGGCACCCACTCTATTAGGATATAGCGCCCAGGGAGCATTTAAGTTCGGCGGATATGAGTacttcaaatacaaatacagtGAAATGGTGGGAGAGGAAAACGCTTACTTGTACAGGACCGGGGTATATCTAGCCGCGTCTGCGTCCGCCGAAATGATCGCTGATTGCGCGCTCTGCCCTTTCGAAGCGACTAAAGTTCGCATGCAGACTACGCCCGGCTACACTTCACAAATGCGGAAGGCCATGCCGCATATGCTGTCGACTGAAGGCATAGGAGTGTTCTTTAAAGGAATTGTGCCGCTGTGGGGTCGGCAAGTGCCGTACACAATGATGAAGTTCTCGTCGTTCGAGAAGACGGTGGAATATCTGTACGCGAATGTGATGCCGAAGCCGAGGGAGCAGTGTACAAAGGGCGAGCAGCTTCTCGTAACGTTTGCTGCTGGCTACATCGCTGGCGTGCTGTGCGCGATAGTGTCCCACCCGGCAGATACGCTGGTGTCAAAGATGAACAAGGACCCGAGTTCGAGCATAGGCAGTATACTGGCAGAGGTTGGAATGTTAGGTATCTGGCGAGGTCTGACGGCACGTATCATAATGATAGGGACCCTCACGGGGCTGCAGTGGTTCATCTATGACGCGTACAAAGTCTACAACGCGATGCCCCGCCCCGCACCTGGGCCCATGCCCGAGTCGTTGAGGAAGaagttaaataaatag